In Diachasmimorpha longicaudata isolate KC_UGA_2023 chromosome 7, iyDiaLong2, whole genome shotgun sequence, the following proteins share a genomic window:
- the LOC135164198 gene encoding uncharacterized protein LOC135164198 isoform X4, with translation MPANKGPIFSSTAKEKPVNGGGFGASGTKKRKQRVTVKSKKHCKQYLQLHSEYRSTYTWHEYTGPHQEHTVVRRAPQAQPTSRPTLEPPLPRRKKNPELAYRHHEFISAADGGGIDAVDTNVVADKVREVTGSSALPPSQLSKAISRISTEYRLQFAWPRRAQLTNGETVAPIPAAGGAGGPPGGPRKSMSMGTLKQGIAPTEPAPVHMRKRPGDVDHKRDGIQASELEPLFGNNADNIDGVMPDVDEKDEDLTDFKISFRERMPARKAVKIVDDRVTKSKIHKSPTTVKNAFPTSEIIELRRLADEYKHRDWGCGLASKEMSSIWKHVSNNHALSALSLARSVTKEEKEKENTRKVAPVTNTMPPAGRPSSVQARPISGILQEADNERAMARARKDFLIRHHLDRTTGAGDGALLPSPTREKLEPVLPRRRDEAKEEIQPRTKSSPKNSPRTGRSQSLGPLSRSPKRQTPRAPSVSKDAKEKEKEHKDKEGKDRSGEPERHPRPTGVSAVGGRVRWSIRESSQTPVKSSSTSEPPIPPLPSPPSGPGPTQLHKKPSPRSHRKSFLATTASPHRPLHHHAKPTSANVTKVPGKNTTQHSVDVNTTVSSSVSSGNEAAPSGSRSQRTLKLNNENNRARGSVRAQVTTVIDPSKSSSDNRYQSYRANAALQAMTAEPQVNGDATGGDSSVASTPPSQSATAPVATAVVTSTPWFDDEPVVKSPPEPTRVKSPEQMIMRSPEPVNWTVPLDTGKTFTVTQNVREGEPLTRPHSEAKTWAPGSTVISTPQSAPPELAQHKSHHQSQHSGYKSPESESVSLGSYTGLNGHKDLDSERDSPLPSNLQGTSTASQSDKLSVAPETKEKLAEEPSIKPVAGTNLRCLEDPVFEFDRGQKSEEPLPPAPSVPVTQSGYRVLEAEEPVVPAGGTGGTSSSGYHVLEAPALSPGAQQRSVTSDVLEIARNRFDKFWGKGGSENQA, from the exons ATGCCCGCGAACAAGGGTCCAATATTTTCGTCAACAGCCAAAGAGAAACCGGTGAACGGTGGTGGTTTCGGTGCATCCGGTACTAAGAAGAGGAAACAACGTGTCACCGTTAAAAGTAAAAAACATTGCAAGCAGTACTTG CAGCTCCACTCAGAATACAGGAGCACCTACACATGGCACGAGTACACAGGACCCCATCAGGAGCACACGGTCGTGCGACGAGCGCCTCAGGCCCAGCCGACCTCCA GACCAACACTGGAGCCACCATTGCCGAGGAGGAAGAAGAATCCAGAATTGGCTTACAGGCatcatgaatttatttctgCCGCCGACGGAGGTGGCATTGATGCCGTTGATACCAATGTTGTTGCTGATAAGGTTCGG GAAGTGACGGGCAGTTCAGCTCTACCACCGAGTCAGCTGAGCAAAGCGATTTCACGGATAAGCACCGAGTATCGATTGCAGTTCGCCTGGCCAAGGCGAGCCCAGCTAACGAATGGTGAGACTGTGGCGCCAATACCAGCTGCTGGTGGTGCTGGTGGTCCACCAGGTGGGCCACGTAAATCCATGAGCATGGGTACCCTCAAACAGGGTATTGCACCAACTGAACCAGCGCCTGTTCACATGAGAAAGAGACCAGGCGATGTGGATCACAAGCGTGACG GAATCCAGGCATCTGAACTCGAACCACTATTCGGTAACAATGCTGATAATATTGATGGTGTAATGCCTGATGTCGACGAGAAAGACGAAGATTTAACTGATTTCAAGATATCTTTCAG GGAACGCATGCCGGCGCGTAAGGCAGTGAAGATTGTAGATGATCGTGtaacaaaatcaaaaatccATAAATCTCCGACTACTGTGAAAAATGCGTTTCCAACGTCCGAGATTATCGAGCTCAGACGTCTTGCTGATGAATATAAG CATCGTGACTGGGGCTGTGGTCTGGCGTCAAAGGAAATGTCATCAATCTGGAAACACGTCTCCAATAATCACGCCCTCAGCGCTCTGTCACTTGCCAG ATCAGTGACGAaagaggagaaagagaaggagaacACGAGGAAGGTTGCACCAGTGACAAATACAATGCCACCAGCTGGTAGGCCCTCCTCTGTTCAGGCCAGACCTATTTCCGGAATTCTTCAAGAAGCG GATAATGAGAGAGCCATGGCTCGCGCAAGAAAGGATTTCTTGATCCGCCATCATCTTGACCGTACTACAGGTGCTG gTGACGGAGCACTGTTACCTTCTCCAACGAGAGAGAAGCTTGAGCCAGTGTTACCCCGTCGTCGTGACGAGGCTAAAGAGGAGATTCAGCCGAGAACAAAATCGAGCCCCAAGAATAGCCCGAGGACTGGACGTTCACAGAGCCTGGGTCCTCTCAGTAGGTCACCAAAACGTCAAACCCCCCGAGCACCATCAGTCAGCAAAGATGCCAAG gagaaagagaaggagcatAAGGACAAAGAGGGGAAGGACAGAAgtggagagccagagaggcatcCCCgtccga CGGGTGTTTCAGCGGTGGGCGGGCGAGTTCGTTGGAGCATACGAGAATCCTCGCAAACCCCGGTGAAATCGTCGTCGACGAGCGAGCCGCCCATACCGCCTTTGCCATCACCACCTTCTGGCCCTGGGCCCACGCAACTCCACAAGAAACCCTCGCCGAGGTCACACCGTAAAT CCTTCCTCGCGACCACCGCTTCCCCCCATCGTCCTCTTCATCATCACGCGAAACCTACTTCTGCTAATGTTACGAAAGTCCCCGGTAAGAATACGACACAACACAGTGTCGATGTCAATACAACAGTGTCCAGCTCAGTGTCATCAGGCAATGAGGCAGCACCCTCGGGCTCGAGATCACAGCGTAcactaaaattaaacaatgaGAATAATCGAGCCCGAGGTAGTGTCAGGGCCCAAGTAACAACTGTTATCGACCCATCCAAATCATCCTCCGACAATCGATACCAATCGTACCGAGCTAATGCAGCCCTGCAAGCTA TGACAGCGGAACCGCAGGTAAATGGCGACGCAACCGGGGGCGATTCCAGCGTAGCGTCAACTCCACCGTCACAGAGTGCCACCGCACCAGTAGCGACCGCAGTAGTGACAAGCACTCCTTGGTTCGACGACGAGCCAGTGGTAAAGAGTCCCCCAGAGCCGACGCGAGTAAAATCCCCAGAACAAATGATAATGCGATCACCGGAGCCAGTAAATTGGACAGTGCCGCTGGACACCGGGAAGACATTCACGGTGACCCAAAACGTGAGGGAAG GGGAACCCCTGACGCGGCCCCACAGCGAGGCCAAGACATGGGCGCCAGGGTCGACAGTGATATCAACACCCCAGTCAGCGCCCCCAGAACTAGCTCAGCACAAATCTCATCATCAATCCCAGCACTCGGGGTACAAGTCACCAGAGAGCGAGAGCGTTTCCCTGGGGAGTTACACGGGACTCAATGGCCACAAGGATCTCGACTCGGAGAGGGACAGTCCACTACCGAGCAATCTACAGGGTACATCCACAGCATCCCAAAGTGATAAG CTATCAGTAGCGCCAGAAACGAAGGAAAAGCTGGCTGAGGAGCCTTCGATAAAGCCCGTGGCCGGGACGAATCTCCGTTGCCTAGAGGATCCTGTCTTCGAGTTCGACAGAGGCCAGAAATCCGAAGAGCCTTTACCTCCAGCCCCATCAGTCCCAGTAACGCAGTCAGGCTACCGTGTTCTGGAAGCAGAAGAGCCAGTAGTGCCTGCAGGTGGTACCGGTGGCACTTCCAGCTCTGGATATCATGTGCTGGAGGCACCAGCCCTCAGTCCAGGTGCTCAACAACGATCAGTCACCAGTGATGTACTCGAAATCGCTCGCAATcgctttgataaattttggggCAAGGGGGGATCCGAGAATCAGGCTTAA
- the LOC135164198 gene encoding uncharacterized protein LOC135164198 isoform X12 encodes MPANKGPIFSSTAKEKPVNGGGFGASGTKKRKQRVTVKSKKHCKQYLQLHSEYRSTYTWHEYTGPHQEHTVVRRAPQAQPTSTKQPSAKLQSAKSTEDENTEGPTLEPPLPRRKKNPELAYRHHEFISAADGGGIDAVDTNVVADKVREVTGSSALPPSQLSKAISRISTEYRLQFAWPRRAQLTNGETVAPIPAAGGAGGPPGGPRKSMSMGTLKQGIAPTEPAPVHMRKRPGDVDHKRDGIQASELEPLFGNNADNIDGVMPDVDEKDEDLTDFKISFRERMPARKAVKIVDDRVTKSKIHKSPTTVKNAFPTSEIIELRRLADEYKHRDWGCGLASKEMSSIWKHVSNNHALSALSLARSVTKEEKEKENTRKVAPVTNTMPPAGRPSSVQARPISGILQEADNERAMARARKDFLIRHHLDRTTGAGDGALLPSPTREKLEPVLPRRRDEAKEEIQPRTKSSPKNSPRTGRSQSLGPLSRSPKRQTPRAPSVSKDAKEKEKEHKDKEGKDRSGEPERHPRPTFLATTASPHRPLHHHAKPTSANVTKVPGKNTTQHSVDVNTTVSSSVSSGNEAAPSGSRSQRTLKLNNENNRARGSVRAQVTTVIDPSKSSSDNRYQSYRANAALQAMTAEPQVNGDATGGDSSVASTPPSQSATAPVATAVVTSTPWFDDEPVVKSPPEPTRVKSPEQMIMRSPEPVNWTVPLDTGKTFTVTQNVREGEPLTRPHSEAKTWAPGSTVISTPQSAPPELAQHKSHHQSQHSGYKSPESESVSLGSYTGLNGHKDLDSERDSPLPSNLQGTSTASQSDKLSVAPETKEKLAEEPSIKPVAGTNLRCLEDPVFEFDRGQKSEEPLPPAPSVPVTQSGYRVLEAEEPVVPAGGTGGTSSSGYHVLEAPALSPGAQQRSVTSDVLEIARNRFDKFWGKGGSENQA; translated from the exons ATGCCCGCGAACAAGGGTCCAATATTTTCGTCAACAGCCAAAGAGAAACCGGTGAACGGTGGTGGTTTCGGTGCATCCGGTACTAAGAAGAGGAAACAACGTGTCACCGTTAAAAGTAAAAAACATTGCAAGCAGTACTTG CAGCTCCACTCAGAATACAGGAGCACCTACACATGGCACGAGTACACAGGACCCCATCAGGAGCACACGGTCGTGCGACGAGCGCCTCAGGCCCAGCCGACCTCCA CGAAGCAACCGAGCGCGAAGCTACAATCGGCCAAGTCAACCGAGGATGAGAACACCGAAG GACCAACACTGGAGCCACCATTGCCGAGGAGGAAGAAGAATCCAGAATTGGCTTACAGGCatcatgaatttatttctgCCGCCGACGGAGGTGGCATTGATGCCGTTGATACCAATGTTGTTGCTGATAAGGTTCGG GAAGTGACGGGCAGTTCAGCTCTACCACCGAGTCAGCTGAGCAAAGCGATTTCACGGATAAGCACCGAGTATCGATTGCAGTTCGCCTGGCCAAGGCGAGCCCAGCTAACGAATGGTGAGACTGTGGCGCCAATACCAGCTGCTGGTGGTGCTGGTGGTCCACCAGGTGGGCCACGTAAATCCATGAGCATGGGTACCCTCAAACAGGGTATTGCACCAACTGAACCAGCGCCTGTTCACATGAGAAAGAGACCAGGCGATGTGGATCACAAGCGTGACG GAATCCAGGCATCTGAACTCGAACCACTATTCGGTAACAATGCTGATAATATTGATGGTGTAATGCCTGATGTCGACGAGAAAGACGAAGATTTAACTGATTTCAAGATATCTTTCAG GGAACGCATGCCGGCGCGTAAGGCAGTGAAGATTGTAGATGATCGTGtaacaaaatcaaaaatccATAAATCTCCGACTACTGTGAAAAATGCGTTTCCAACGTCCGAGATTATCGAGCTCAGACGTCTTGCTGATGAATATAAG CATCGTGACTGGGGCTGTGGTCTGGCGTCAAAGGAAATGTCATCAATCTGGAAACACGTCTCCAATAATCACGCCCTCAGCGCTCTGTCACTTGCCAG ATCAGTGACGAaagaggagaaagagaaggagaacACGAGGAAGGTTGCACCAGTGACAAATACAATGCCACCAGCTGGTAGGCCCTCCTCTGTTCAGGCCAGACCTATTTCCGGAATTCTTCAAGAAGCG GATAATGAGAGAGCCATGGCTCGCGCAAGAAAGGATTTCTTGATCCGCCATCATCTTGACCGTACTACAGGTGCTG gTGACGGAGCACTGTTACCTTCTCCAACGAGAGAGAAGCTTGAGCCAGTGTTACCCCGTCGTCGTGACGAGGCTAAAGAGGAGATTCAGCCGAGAACAAAATCGAGCCCCAAGAATAGCCCGAGGACTGGACGTTCACAGAGCCTGGGTCCTCTCAGTAGGTCACCAAAACGTCAAACCCCCCGAGCACCATCAGTCAGCAAAGATGCCAAG gagaaagagaaggagcatAAGGACAAAGAGGGGAAGGACAGAAgtggagagccagagaggcatcCCCgtccga CCTTCCTCGCGACCACCGCTTCCCCCCATCGTCCTCTTCATCATCACGCGAAACCTACTTCTGCTAATGTTACGAAAGTCCCCGGTAAGAATACGACACAACACAGTGTCGATGTCAATACAACAGTGTCCAGCTCAGTGTCATCAGGCAATGAGGCAGCACCCTCGGGCTCGAGATCACAGCGTAcactaaaattaaacaatgaGAATAATCGAGCCCGAGGTAGTGTCAGGGCCCAAGTAACAACTGTTATCGACCCATCCAAATCATCCTCCGACAATCGATACCAATCGTACCGAGCTAATGCAGCCCTGCAAGCTA TGACAGCGGAACCGCAGGTAAATGGCGACGCAACCGGGGGCGATTCCAGCGTAGCGTCAACTCCACCGTCACAGAGTGCCACCGCACCAGTAGCGACCGCAGTAGTGACAAGCACTCCTTGGTTCGACGACGAGCCAGTGGTAAAGAGTCCCCCAGAGCCGACGCGAGTAAAATCCCCAGAACAAATGATAATGCGATCACCGGAGCCAGTAAATTGGACAGTGCCGCTGGACACCGGGAAGACATTCACGGTGACCCAAAACGTGAGGGAAG GGGAACCCCTGACGCGGCCCCACAGCGAGGCCAAGACATGGGCGCCAGGGTCGACAGTGATATCAACACCCCAGTCAGCGCCCCCAGAACTAGCTCAGCACAAATCTCATCATCAATCCCAGCACTCGGGGTACAAGTCACCAGAGAGCGAGAGCGTTTCCCTGGGGAGTTACACGGGACTCAATGGCCACAAGGATCTCGACTCGGAGAGGGACAGTCCACTACCGAGCAATCTACAGGGTACATCCACAGCATCCCAAAGTGATAAG CTATCAGTAGCGCCAGAAACGAAGGAAAAGCTGGCTGAGGAGCCTTCGATAAAGCCCGTGGCCGGGACGAATCTCCGTTGCCTAGAGGATCCTGTCTTCGAGTTCGACAGAGGCCAGAAATCCGAAGAGCCTTTACCTCCAGCCCCATCAGTCCCAGTAACGCAGTCAGGCTACCGTGTTCTGGAAGCAGAAGAGCCAGTAGTGCCTGCAGGTGGTACCGGTGGCACTTCCAGCTCTGGATATCATGTGCTGGAGGCACCAGCCCTCAGTCCAGGTGCTCAACAACGATCAGTCACCAGTGATGTACTCGAAATCGCTCGCAATcgctttgataaattttggggCAAGGGGGGATCCGAGAATCAGGCTTAA
- the LOC135164198 gene encoding uncharacterized protein LOC135164198 isoform X3, with product MPANKGPIFSSTAKEKPVNGGGFGASGTKKRKQRVTVKSKKHCKQYLQLHSEYRSTYTWHEYTGPHQEHTVVRRAPQAQPTSTKQPSAKLQSAKSTEDENTEGPTLEPPLPRRKKNPELAYRHHEFISAADGGGIDAVDTNVVADKVREVTGSSALPPSQLSKAISRISTEYRLQFAWPRRAQLTNGETVAPIPAAGGAGGPPGGPRKSMSMGTLKQGIAPTEPAPVHMRKRPGDVDHKRDGIQASELEPLFGNNADNIDGVMPDVDEKDEDLTDFKISFRERMPARKAVKIVDDRVTKSKIHKSPTTVKNAFPTSEIIELRRLADEYKHRDWGCGLASKEMSSIWKHVSNNHALSALSLARSVTKEEKEKENTRKVAPVTNTMPPAGRPSSVQARPISGILQEADNERAMARARKDFLIRHHLDRTTGAGDGALLPSPTREKLEPVLPRRRDEAKEEIQPRTKSSPKNSPRTGRSQSLGPLSRSPKRQTPRAPSVSKDAKEKEKEHKDKEGKDRSGEPERHPRPTVGGRVRWSIRESSQTPVKSSSTSEPPIPPLPSPPSGPGPTQLHKKPSPRSHRKSFLATTASPHRPLHHHAKPTSANVTKVPGKNTTQHSVDVNTTVSSSVSSGNEAAPSGSRSQRTLKLNNENNRARGSVRAQVTTVIDPSKSSSDNRYQSYRANAALQAMTAEPQVNGDATGGDSSVASTPPSQSATAPVATAVVTSTPWFDDEPVVKSPPEPTRVKSPEQMIMRSPEPVNWTVPLDTGKTFTVTQNVREGEPLTRPHSEAKTWAPGSTVISTPQSAPPELAQHKSHHQSQHSGYKSPESESVSLGSYTGLNGHKDLDSERDSPLPSNLQGTSTASQSDKLSVAPETKEKLAEEPSIKPVAGTNLRCLEDPVFEFDRGQKSEEPLPPAPSVPVTQSGYRVLEAEEPVVPAGGTGGTSSSGYHVLEAPALSPGAQQRSVTSDVLEIARNRFDKFWGKGGSENQA from the exons ATGCCCGCGAACAAGGGTCCAATATTTTCGTCAACAGCCAAAGAGAAACCGGTGAACGGTGGTGGTTTCGGTGCATCCGGTACTAAGAAGAGGAAACAACGTGTCACCGTTAAAAGTAAAAAACATTGCAAGCAGTACTTG CAGCTCCACTCAGAATACAGGAGCACCTACACATGGCACGAGTACACAGGACCCCATCAGGAGCACACGGTCGTGCGACGAGCGCCTCAGGCCCAGCCGACCTCCA CGAAGCAACCGAGCGCGAAGCTACAATCGGCCAAGTCAACCGAGGATGAGAACACCGAAG GACCAACACTGGAGCCACCATTGCCGAGGAGGAAGAAGAATCCAGAATTGGCTTACAGGCatcatgaatttatttctgCCGCCGACGGAGGTGGCATTGATGCCGTTGATACCAATGTTGTTGCTGATAAGGTTCGG GAAGTGACGGGCAGTTCAGCTCTACCACCGAGTCAGCTGAGCAAAGCGATTTCACGGATAAGCACCGAGTATCGATTGCAGTTCGCCTGGCCAAGGCGAGCCCAGCTAACGAATGGTGAGACTGTGGCGCCAATACCAGCTGCTGGTGGTGCTGGTGGTCCACCAGGTGGGCCACGTAAATCCATGAGCATGGGTACCCTCAAACAGGGTATTGCACCAACTGAACCAGCGCCTGTTCACATGAGAAAGAGACCAGGCGATGTGGATCACAAGCGTGACG GAATCCAGGCATCTGAACTCGAACCACTATTCGGTAACAATGCTGATAATATTGATGGTGTAATGCCTGATGTCGACGAGAAAGACGAAGATTTAACTGATTTCAAGATATCTTTCAG GGAACGCATGCCGGCGCGTAAGGCAGTGAAGATTGTAGATGATCGTGtaacaaaatcaaaaatccATAAATCTCCGACTACTGTGAAAAATGCGTTTCCAACGTCCGAGATTATCGAGCTCAGACGTCTTGCTGATGAATATAAG CATCGTGACTGGGGCTGTGGTCTGGCGTCAAAGGAAATGTCATCAATCTGGAAACACGTCTCCAATAATCACGCCCTCAGCGCTCTGTCACTTGCCAG ATCAGTGACGAaagaggagaaagagaaggagaacACGAGGAAGGTTGCACCAGTGACAAATACAATGCCACCAGCTGGTAGGCCCTCCTCTGTTCAGGCCAGACCTATTTCCGGAATTCTTCAAGAAGCG GATAATGAGAGAGCCATGGCTCGCGCAAGAAAGGATTTCTTGATCCGCCATCATCTTGACCGTACTACAGGTGCTG gTGACGGAGCACTGTTACCTTCTCCAACGAGAGAGAAGCTTGAGCCAGTGTTACCCCGTCGTCGTGACGAGGCTAAAGAGGAGATTCAGCCGAGAACAAAATCGAGCCCCAAGAATAGCCCGAGGACTGGACGTTCACAGAGCCTGGGTCCTCTCAGTAGGTCACCAAAACGTCAAACCCCCCGAGCACCATCAGTCAGCAAAGATGCCAAG gagaaagagaaggagcatAAGGACAAAGAGGGGAAGGACAGAAgtggagagccagagaggcatcCCCgtccga CGGTGGGCGGGCGAGTTCGTTGGAGCATACGAGAATCCTCGCAAACCCCGGTGAAATCGTCGTCGACGAGCGAGCCGCCCATACCGCCTTTGCCATCACCACCTTCTGGCCCTGGGCCCACGCAACTCCACAAGAAACCCTCGCCGAGGTCACACCGTAAAT CCTTCCTCGCGACCACCGCTTCCCCCCATCGTCCTCTTCATCATCACGCGAAACCTACTTCTGCTAATGTTACGAAAGTCCCCGGTAAGAATACGACACAACACAGTGTCGATGTCAATACAACAGTGTCCAGCTCAGTGTCATCAGGCAATGAGGCAGCACCCTCGGGCTCGAGATCACAGCGTAcactaaaattaaacaatgaGAATAATCGAGCCCGAGGTAGTGTCAGGGCCCAAGTAACAACTGTTATCGACCCATCCAAATCATCCTCCGACAATCGATACCAATCGTACCGAGCTAATGCAGCCCTGCAAGCTA TGACAGCGGAACCGCAGGTAAATGGCGACGCAACCGGGGGCGATTCCAGCGTAGCGTCAACTCCACCGTCACAGAGTGCCACCGCACCAGTAGCGACCGCAGTAGTGACAAGCACTCCTTGGTTCGACGACGAGCCAGTGGTAAAGAGTCCCCCAGAGCCGACGCGAGTAAAATCCCCAGAACAAATGATAATGCGATCACCGGAGCCAGTAAATTGGACAGTGCCGCTGGACACCGGGAAGACATTCACGGTGACCCAAAACGTGAGGGAAG GGGAACCCCTGACGCGGCCCCACAGCGAGGCCAAGACATGGGCGCCAGGGTCGACAGTGATATCAACACCCCAGTCAGCGCCCCCAGAACTAGCTCAGCACAAATCTCATCATCAATCCCAGCACTCGGGGTACAAGTCACCAGAGAGCGAGAGCGTTTCCCTGGGGAGTTACACGGGACTCAATGGCCACAAGGATCTCGACTCGGAGAGGGACAGTCCACTACCGAGCAATCTACAGGGTACATCCACAGCATCCCAAAGTGATAAG CTATCAGTAGCGCCAGAAACGAAGGAAAAGCTGGCTGAGGAGCCTTCGATAAAGCCCGTGGCCGGGACGAATCTCCGTTGCCTAGAGGATCCTGTCTTCGAGTTCGACAGAGGCCAGAAATCCGAAGAGCCTTTACCTCCAGCCCCATCAGTCCCAGTAACGCAGTCAGGCTACCGTGTTCTGGAAGCAGAAGAGCCAGTAGTGCCTGCAGGTGGTACCGGTGGCACTTCCAGCTCTGGATATCATGTGCTGGAGGCACCAGCCCTCAGTCCAGGTGCTCAACAACGATCAGTCACCAGTGATGTACTCGAAATCGCTCGCAATcgctttgataaattttggggCAAGGGGGGATCCGAGAATCAGGCTTAA